A segment of the Cohnella algarum genome:
ACACCCGCCAAAGCGCCTGCAACAGAGTTTGGATTGGATTTTGCAGAAACCTTTAATACTTCCATGACCAGTTCCTCCTCGGGGATCAAAGGATGGGCCCACTAACGGATACTTATTCGGTGAGGGCCTCGTTAATTCCTGCTTCCAAGGAGAAAATGGCCGGCAAATCGCAAAAAATTCTGATATTTTTAGGCGGATAAAGCGGGTATTTCGCCGCTTGACAGCCAAAACACCCGTCTCTATCCGCGCGTTGTCAGGTTGCGATCCAGGAGTCCTCGTCTACCCGGATCGTTTTGATGCTCGTCGCCTTGCCGGTCGCATCGTCCAGTTCGACAAATACGCCGTGCAAATGCCATTTCCCTTCCGCAACCTGAAATCGGGAAGGCAGGCCCGTCTTGAATTTGCGCAGCACGCCTTCCTTCTCCATGCCGAGCACGCCGTCCCGCGGTCCGGTCATGCCCGCATCCGTCAAGTAAGCGGTGCCGCCGGGCAAAATCCGGTCGTCGTTCGTCTGGACATGGGTGTGCGTGCCCACGACAAGCGAAACTCGGCCATCCAAATGCCAGCCCATCGCGATTTTTTCGCTCGTCGCCTCGGCATGGAAATCGACCAGGATGCACTTCGTTTTTTTGCGAAGCTCGTCGATAATATCGTCCGCCGCCCGGAACGGGCAATCCGAAGGAGGCAGGAAGGTGCGGCCGATCAAATTGACGATCCCGAGCTCCTTGTTTCCGACTTTGATCAGGGCATAGCCGACTCCGGGCGTTTCCGGAGGCAAATTGGCGGGACGAACCATCCGCGGCTCGTCGTCGATAAACTCGAAAATTTCCCGATTGTCCCACGTATGGTTGCCCATTGTGATGCCGTGAACGCCCCAATCGAACAATTCTCGCGTTATGGCGGCGTTAATGCCGCGGCCGCCGGCGGCGTTTTCCCCGTTGGCGATGACGATATGCGGCTGATATTTGTCCTTGATCCAGGGCAGCAGCCGTTTGACCGTTTCCCGTCCGACGCTTCCGACAATATCCCCGATAAAAACCACTTTCATGAAAACACCTTCCCTTACGCTGACCGCAAATAATGGATCGCCCGTACGCAAAACGCGAACGGCCGCCAGAAAGGCAAGAAGTGGCCGCTAAGCCGCAGCCACTTCTTCAGCCTTCCCGAAACTTATTTCGCGTACTCCACTGCCCGGGTTTCGCGGATGACCGTAACCTTGATGTGGCCCGGATAATCCAGTTCTCCCTCGATTTTCTTCGTAATGTCGCGGGCCAGGCGGAACGCCTCCGCGTCGTCGACTTTTTCCGGTTGAACCATCACGCGAACTTCGCGTCCGGCCTGAATCGCGTACGATTTCTCGACGCCGTCGAACGATTCGGAAATTTCCTCGAGCTTTTCCAGACGTTTGATATACGTCTCGAGCGTCTCTCTTCTCGCTCCGGGACGCGCCGCGCTGAGCGCATCGGCAGCCCCGACGAGCATCGCGATAACCGAAGTCGCTTCGCAATCTCCATGGTGGGAAGCGATGCTGTTGATGACAACGGGATGCTCCTTGTACTTCTTCGCCAATTCCTCGCCGATCTCGACATGCGAGCCTTCCACTTCATGATCGAGCGCCTTGCCGATATCGTGCAGCAAGCCGGCGCGTTTGGCGAGAGTAACGTCTTCTCCGAGCTCCGCCGCCATCAGTCCCGATAAATAAGCGACTTCCATCGAGTGCTTCAGCACGTTTTGTCCATAACTTGTCCGGAACTTCAGTCTTCCCAAAATTTTGATCAAATCCGGATGGAGACCGTGCACGCCTACCTCGAACGTAGCCTGCTCGCCGTATTCGCGAATTCGTTCGTCCACTTCTTTGCGGGATTTTTCCACCATCTCTTCGATGCGGGCCGGGTGGATTCTTCCGTCGGCCACCAGCTTCTCAAGCGACGTGCGGGCAATCTCGCGGCGAATCGGATCGAATCCGGACAAAATGACCGCTTCCGGCGTATCGTCGATAATGAGGTCGATCCCGGTGAGCGTCTCCAGAGCCCGAATGTTGCGGCCCTCGCGTCCGATGATGCGTCCCTTCATTTCCTCGTTCGGCAATGCGACGACCGATACGGTCGTTTCCGCCACATGGTCCGCGGCGCAACGCTGAATAGCGAGCGAAATGATGTCGCGGGCGCGTTTGTCGGCTTCTTCCTTCGCCTGCTGTTCGATATCTTTGATCAGTTGAGCGGTTTCATGACGGACCTCCTGCTCGACAGTCGTCAAAATGAGCTGCTTCGCGTCGTCCATCGTCAAGTTCGAAATCCGTTCCAGCTCGCTGATCTGCTGCTTATGAAGCGTCTCGATCTCTTCCTGCGTTTCCTCGATTCGTTTCTCCTTGTTGGCGACCTGTTCCTCTTTGCGTTCCAACGCTTCGAGCTTGCGGTCCAGCGACTCTTCCTTTTGCACAAGCCGCCGTTCCTGACGCCCGATTTCGTTGCGGCGATCGCGAATGTCGCGCTCGGCCTCGTTTCGGAGCTTGTGCACCTCGTCTTTGGCTTCCAGTACCGTTTCTTTGCGGATTGCTTCCGCTTCTTTGCGGGCGTTCTCCACGATTTGCAGAGCCGCCTGTTCGGCACTGGAAATCTTGGCTTCCGCAATGGACTTGCGAACAACATAACCGATCCCAAAGAAAAGCGCGCCAACAACGATGACGATCAAGACCCAGATCCAGTCCTGCATGGTCTTTCACCTCCTCGTTGTATCACCAAGGCAAACGCTTGGGACACGTATAAAATTGTGTGCCGGCTTTCAAACCGATCCATTTCGCTGTTGCGGGCAAAACGGGCAGCTTCCCTAGTCTGGCAAGCCCCGCCCTGCCGTAGACGATTGCGGGCAGCGGGCCTTGCGTCCTGCGCCGACCCGAATCGTAAAAAGTCGAAAAAACAAGTTCCGAATCGTTTTTTTGGAAGGAAAAAAGGTTCGGAAGGGAAGATGGAATACAGGAACATTGTATCTTTTGTGAAAATGGATTGTCAAGCAAAGCATATCCGCTTCCGAAGCTTGGCGCATGCCCTATTCGAAGTACTCGTCCCAGTCGTCTTCTTCCCGTCCGTCCCGCGCTTCGTCCTCGTCAATGACCCGTCCGGCCGCATCGCGCGCGATCCCGGCGGGGAACCCTCGCCTTTGCAGCATTCCCATCAGCTTGTACCGGCGCTCCCGCAGGCTTTCTCCTTTAACGTTAGGCCAGCGCTTCTTCGCGAGGGCATATGCGGCCTGCCGCTCCGCTTCGCCGTCGAGTTCTTCGATCGCGTCGTCCGCTTCGCGCTTCGTCACGCCGCGGCGCAGCAGCTCCTGGCGGACAAGGCGGCTGCCTTTGCGCTGGGAGACCACTTTTTGCTCCGCGTAGCGCTTGGCGTATGCGGCGTCGTCGACGATCCGGTAAGAGGCCAGCCTGTCCAAGCAACCCGCGATCGCTTCGGCGGACAGTCCTTTTCGCTTCAGCGCGACGGCGATTTCCCGTTTCGTCCGCGGCTTCCGGTCGAGCATCCCGAGCGCCGCCCTGTACGCCTCCTCGGTTTCCTGCTCTTGTCTCAGCGCCTTCAGCTCCCGGACGTTCAGCCGTTTGCCCGGGAGCAGGCGCCAGGCCACGAGCGTGTCCTCGTGGATGGCGACCGTTTCCGTCCTGGGTTCGCCTTGCGCTCCCGGTTCGGCTTCGCTTTCGGCCTCCCGTTCCGCCGTCGATTCGTCCGCTTCGCGATCCGTCGACGAATCGGTCTCACCCGCGCTCGTCCGGAACGTGATCCGGTACATCGCTTTTTTCTTCGGATCCTTCTCGATCGAAACGATAACCGCTCCGAAACGCTCCTCTTCGTTCATGATCGGCATCGCCCCCGTCCAAAATAATGAAAGGACATCCGCTCGCGGCGAATGTCCCGGTAACTGCCTGTCCCTGCTGCAAGGCGTCGAATTCCGCCTTCTATTCGAGTTCCGCGAATTCCGTATCCTCGAGTTCGTCTTCCTCCTGGCTGCCGCCTTGGCTTATCGCCGTCGAAATCGCGTCCGAGCTAAGCGTAAGGCTGCGGATTTGACGCTCGATGTCCGCGCTGATCTCCGGATGATCTTTCAAAAATTGCTTCGCGTTCTCCCGGCCCTGGCCGAGCCGCTCGCCGTTGAAGGAAAACCAGGCCCCGCTCTTCTGCACGATATCCAGCTCCGTGCCGATGTCGACGATGCTGCCTTCCTTGGAAATGCCTTCGCCGTACATGATGTCGACCTCGGCCTGCTTGAACGGCGGAGCGACTTTGTTCTTGACGACCTTGATGCGGGTCCGGTTGCCGACCACGTCGTTGCCTTGCTTGATCGAATCGATCCGGCGAACGTCCAGTCGCACGCTGGCATAGAACTTGAGGGCTCGTCCGCCCGGCGTCGTCTCCGGATTGCCGAACATGACGCCGACCTTTTCCCGCAATTGGTTAATGAAGATTGCGATGGACTTCGACTTGCTGATCGCCCCGGACAGCTTGCGCATCGCCTGGGACATGAGCCGGGCCTGAAGGCCGACGAACGAATCGCCCATATCTCCCTCGATTTCCGCCTTCGGCACGAGCGCCGCGACCGAGTCGACGACGATAATGTCGACGGCGCCGCTGCGCACGAGAGCTTCGGCGATTTCAAGCGCCTGCTCCCCGGTATCCGGCTGACTGAGCAGCAGCTCGTCGATGTTGACGCCGAGATTCCGGGCGTAAATCGGGTCCAGCGCGTGCTCGGCGTCGATGAACGCGGCCTGGCCGCCCGCTCTCTGCACTTCCGCAATCGCATGGAGCGCTACGGTCGTCTTACCCGAAGATTCCGGGCCGTATACTTCGATAATTCTCCCGCGCGGGAATCCCCCGATTCCGAGCGCGATATCCAAAGCCAACGCGCCGCTGGGGTACGATTCTACCTGGAGCTGCGCTTGCTCGCCCAATTTCATGATCGATCCTTTGCCAAATTGCTTCTCAATCTGGCGCAATGCCATCTCTAGTGCGGCGCGACGATCGGACAACACACCCACATCCTTATCATTATGATAGGTTTATCATACCTGTTTTTGCTTCCGTTGCCAAGCTTTTTGCGAACATTCGTTCTGTTTTTGTTGCAAAAAAGAACCGCAGCAAAGTATTCTTCGCTACGGTTCTTCCGCAACTTTCAATCAAACTTTACCACAGGGACGTAAAGATGACAAGCCTTTTATGAAGAATTTGTCGTAAAAAGGCGACAAAAAACGGAGCGGTCAATCCCGCCCCGTCAGTGCCAGCCACAATCTGTACAGCGTTCGCTTGGAAGCCCGGAGGCGAATGCCCTCGCGATCTCCGGCCAGCTGGATCCGCTCCGTCTTCGTCGGCTTTCCCCGCTCCGCAAGCCCGATATACACGAGGCCGACGGGCTTGCCCTCGGAGCCGGCCGGTCCGGCTACGCCCGTTACCGACAGCGCCAGGTCGGTATCGGCCGCCGCCCGCATCCCTTCGGCCATCGCCGCCGCCGTCTCGGCGCTGACGGCGCCCGGCGCGCCGTCGCCCTCCAGCAGCGAGAGCGGCACGCCGAGCAGCTTGCGCTTCACGTCGTTCGTGTAGCTGACGACGCCGCCGGAAAACACGTCCGCGCTTCCCGGCACCGCCGTCAGCATCGTCGCGATCATGCCGCCGGTGCAGCTCTCGGCGACCGACAACGTGCGCCGCTGCGACGCCAGCAGCCGGATGACGGCCTCTTCCAGCGTGATGTCTTCTTCCGCGTAAAGATAGCGGTCCGCGCGCCGCCGGATTTCCTGAAGCGTCGGCTCCATCCGGCGGGCCGCTTCCTCGGCATCCGCGGATTTGGTCGAAACCCGGATCGCGACCTCCCCTTCTTTCGCGTAAGGCGCGATGGTCGGATCGGTCTGTTCGCGAATCAGATCGATGAATAAGTCCTCAAGCGCCGACTCCCCGATGCCGCTGAATTTCAGCATCGTCGAATGCAGCGCCGCGCTGTCGCCGAGCAGCTCCCGCAGCCAGGCGGAGGCGTCGTTTTCGAACATCGGCTTCATTTCCCGGGGAGGCCCCGGCAGCAGCAAGTAATGCTTGCCGCCTGCCGACAGCGCGTTCCCGACGGCGAGCCCCGTATCGTTGCGCAGCGGGACGGCCCCTTCGATCAGCATCGCCTGCCGGCGGTTGCTTTCCACGAACGCCGTTCCCCGCCCGGAAAACATCTCTTCGATCTTCCGCATCGTCGGCTCGTGCAAATGAACGGGAAGGCCGAGGAAAGCGGCAAGCGCATCCCGGGTCAAATCGTCCAGCGTCGGCCCGAGCCCCCCCGTAAACACAAGCAGGTCCGCGCGCCCGCACGCCGTCTCGATCGCGCGGCGAATGCGCGCTTCGTTGTCCCCGACCACCGTCTGGTAATAAACGTCCACGCCCAGCTCCGCCAATCCTTGCGAAAGAAATTTCGCGTTCGTATTGACGATTTGGCCGAGCAGAAGCTCCGTGCCTACCGCAATGATTTCCGCTTTCATCCGTTGCGCCGCACCTCTTTGTCCGATCCGGATTTGACGGCTTCGGGCGACGATTTGTCCGCCGCCGGAATGAACAGGTTTTTGTTCTTGACGAAATAATCGATGCCCGAATATACGGTGATCAACACCGCGGCCCATACGATGATCGTATCGACGGGAATATGTAAAAACACGAACGGGAAATTGTTAAGCAGCAAAACGACGATCATGGCGATCTGGGTCGCGGTTTTCCATTTTCCCCATTTGCTTGCCGCCAGCACGACCCCTTCGAGCACCGCGATTTGCCGCAAACCCGTGACCGCCCATTCCCTGGCGATAATGAAAATGGCGACCCAGGCGTCCAGCATGCCCATCTCGACGAGCGAAATCAGAACGGCCGCGACCAGGATCTTGTCCGCAAGCGGGTCGAGCAGCTTTCCGAGATTGGTGACGATTTTGCGCTTTCTCGCGATGTAGCCGTCAAGCCCGTCGGTGCTGGCCGCGATAATGAACAGCAGCAAGGCGAAAATCTGATTGTACGGAATGGAAAAGGTTCCGATCGTCAGCGAGGGAACGTCCAGCCTGACCAGCAGGAAGAACGCCACAATCGGCACGAGAAATATCCGCGCCAGCGTAATCTGGTTGGCCAGGTTCAAGCCCTTTCCCCCTCCTTGTTTCTATGCGTGAAGCCTGAATATAGCGAGATGCCTTCCGCGATCATCGTGTCTTCCCCCATCAGTCGTTTCCGTACTTCTTCCAATTCGAACTCAGTATAAACGAAGCCGCAAAAGCTGTCAAAATGCCTGAGCGCCCGGGCGGAGCCTTCGTTCACCGGTAATTGACGAATTGAAGTTCGAGCGAAAGATCGGCGCCGCGCAGCAAGGTCATGACGGCCTGCAAATCGTCCTTGCTTTTGCCGGTGACCCGCAATTGATCGCCCTGGATCTGGCTTTTCACTTTCAGTTTGGAATCGCGGATCAGCACGTTGATCTTCTTCGCGTTTTCCTGGTCGATGCCCGTCTTCAGCGCCACCGTTTGCCGGACGGTTCCGCCCGAAGCGGGCTCGACTTTGCCGTAATCCAAATTGCGGATCGGAACGCCCCGCTTGATCAGCTTCGACTGCAAAATGTCGATAACGCTTTTGAGCTTGTAGTCGTCGTCGGAGGAAATGACGAGGGACTCCCCTTCCAGCTTGATGCCGCTTTTGCTGCCTTTGAAATCGAACCGGGTTTCGATTTCCTTGAGCGCCTGCGTTACCGCGTTGTTTACTTCCTGCATATCGACCTTGGACACGATGTCGAACGAATATTCGGATGCCATTGTACCGTCTTCCTTTCATAAAGTGCCTGAACTTTGGTTCCTATTATAGCAGTTTTTGCTTACGAACCCAAAACAAAAGAGCCCTTTTGCGAAAGGGCCCTTCGTTCGATTGGCCGATGCGGCCTTCAGCGCGCCCGAGCAGGCGCACGGAACATGTCCAAAATGCCGAGCACGATCCAGGCAAGCCCGTGTCCGAGGATACCATAACCCCAAGCGCTCGGCGTCATAAACCAGCCGATCAGGCTTACCACAACGCCGATAGCAATTACGATCCAGCTCGTTGCCATCCTGTAACCTCCGCGATTCGATATTTCCTGCATAAGTATCATAACCGCGGAGGTCGCCGCTCATTCCTCGCCGGCGGTTTCGCCGGCAGCGGGCGTAAATACGAATTTGCGGGAACCGGACGCTTCTTCGTCGTCCACCGCGACGCCGTCGATCGTAATCGAGGCATTCACGGCGTGAGCGACGTTGACGTACAGGGGGCCCGTCAAATCGAACGTCAGCTTCTCGTCCGTTTTGGGCGTTCCGTTATAAACGTACTTGCCCTTGCTGTTGTTCTCCTGAACGCCGACCCAGCTCGTCCCGGACAACGTGATCGTTATGACGGGCGTGCCGCTCGACGATACGTCGTAATAGGAGGTCGTCCCCGATTGTTTCGTAAGCGTCAGCGCCGTTTCGGGCGAAGGCGACGAGGAAGGAGCGACGCTCGGACTGCCTTCCGGTTCTCCGGTCGGCGAGCCGCCGGCCGAAGAAGTAGGCGACGCCGGCGGCGAAGACGGCAGCGTCGTTTCCGACGTAATATCGGTCGAGTTGTCCCTTTCCTCCGCATCGTCTCCCGGATTTTGCACGAGATAAAAATACAGCAAAGCGGCGATCAGCAAAGGGAAAAGCCAAAGCACCGAATTGACCGCAAGCTTGCCCCATTTGTCGTTATGCTGAACGGATCGGCTTCTGGGCTTGAGCATCGGCTCGCTGGCGACCGTCTCCGGGGACGGAGCTTGAGGCAATTCTTTATGATATAAACGGAGCACTTCTTCCGCATCGAGCCCGACCGTCTCCGCATAAGTTTTGACGAATGCGCGTACGTAAAACGACCCGGGAAGAACTTTGTAGTCCCCCGTCTCGATAGCGTCCAAGTATCGTTTGCGGATTTTGGTCGCTTCCTGTATATCGTCAAGCGTAAGCCCCCGCTGCTCCCTCGCTTTGCGCAGAAGCAGTCCCAAATCCGACATGATGTCACCTCCGTCAATGATCTAATGGATGCCGAAAAAATTATAACCTTTAAAAGCCGTCATCGAAACCGGCGGTCGTAAAGTTTTCGTATGTAATTTCTTCTTCCGGCGTGTTCCTGAGCTCGATGATGCTGTCGAACACGTCGTAATCGAAATCGGATTCCCGAACGAAAATATCCGGATGCTCGATCACCTTGGTCGAGGGCATCGCCATAATATCCTGCAGCAGGCTGTAATGCTTCTCGTTCGAACGTATCGTGCTTACGATTCCGTCGATAATAAAGACGTTGTTCGGATTCGTTTCCTCTTCCGACAGCTGGCTGCGCACCGTTTGGCGAAGCAGGGTGGACGATACGAACGTCCAGCGCTTGTTGGCGCAGACGCTTCCCGCGATGATGGATTCCGTTTTGCCTACGCGCGGCATGCCGCGCAAACCGATCGTCTGGTTGCCGTCCCGCTTGAACAATTCCCCGAGAAAATCGACCAAAAGTCCGAGCTCGTCCCGCGTAAACCGGAACGTTCTGCCGTCGGAAGAATCCCGTTCGATATACCGGCCGTGGCGGATCGCCAAAATATCGGTCAGGCGCGGAGGGCGCAGCGTAAGCAGAGTAATATTTTCCACTTTGGCGAGCATTCGCCCGAGCAGTTCGATCTTTTCGTCGTCGTCCGTTTGCAAAAGGAGGCCGCGGGTGCGGTCTTCGACGCCGTTGATCGTGATGATATTGACTTCAAGCATCCCTAATAATGAGGCCAAATCGCCTAAAAGGCCGGGACGGTTTTTATGAATTTTATATTCCATGTACCATTGTTTCTTTTCCATTGTGCACCTCATCCGCCGGTAAAAAAGTCGACCCCGACTTCTTCCTTGCCTACTTTGTATTCTACAAGACTCGCCATTCTCCTGCAAAAAAATCGGGAAATATTCCGTCTAAAGTCCTAATTTTCGGTTTGCAAGTCCAAACGGCCCCGCCGAAAATCAAGCGGAGCCGTCTGAGCTGCGGCGCAGTTCAAGAAAGCAGGATCATGTTCGTTTAGCTGTGCTCGGCGAGCTTGACCATCAAGCGGGCCATCGTTTTGCGTTCCGATTCGTCCCCGATGTCCCACAGTTCCTTCAGAACGCGTTCCTCGTCGTTTTGGGGATCGACTTTATTTTCCAGAAACTCGCCGATTTCGAAAGCGAGCTTCGTAATGGCTTCTTCGCTGATCCCCATCTTTTTGGCGGCTTCGACACGGTCACCCAAAAACTTTTTCCACGTTTCGAAATTGCTCAATACGGTCGACATCGCGCAGCCTCCTGTGAAGTGGAATGAATGCTACAACGAATAATATGTCCATCGCCCGTGCGCCGTATTCGCAGGAGGCCGCCGCGCAAACTTGTCAAATCATCCAGCCGCCGGAAAGGCCGATCACCTGGCCGGTCACATAACCCGCGTCGTCGGAAACGAGAAAACGTACCGCGTCCGCCACTTCTTCGGGCCTGGCCAGCCTTCCGAGCGGAATTTCGCCGATCAGGCCGGCTTTCTCCTCGGGGGTAAGCGCCGCCAGCATATCCGTTTCCACGGCGCCCGGGGCGACCGCGTTGACCGTGACCCCGGATCCCGCCATCTCCTTGGCCAATGCTTTCGTAAAGCTGTTGAGTCCGCCCTTGGCGGCGGAATAGGCGATTTCGCCGGCGGCGCCCGTCAGCCCCCAAATGCTGGAGAGGAACACCATCCGGCCTTGCCGGTTCCACGTCATGGCGGGACCGAACAGCTTCGCCAGCCAGTAAGCCGATTTCAAATGAACGTTGAACAAATCGTCCCAAGCTTCTTCATCCGTATCGTCCAAGAGGCGATAATAAGCGGTGCCGGCGCAATGAATTAAAATATCCGGTTCCAGCGACCGGCGGTCCAGTTCGCCTTTGAGCCGCTTTAGCGCTTCGCCCGAACGGACGTCCGCCTGCACGGCGAACGAATCCGTTCCGCTTAAGGACCGGCATTGCTCGGCCACTTGCTCCGCCATTTCCAACGCAGAATGGCAGTGCACGATTACCCGGGCTCCGTCGGCCGCGAGCCTTCTTGCGACCGCCGCCCCGATCCCCCGGGAGGCCCCGGTGACCAAAGCCGTTCGCGAAGAACTGAACGCTTGCGCGGAAGCTGCCAACGTCAAGTCGTTTCGCTCCGGACGACGCATACGGCGAGACGGTCCGCCTGCACGTGCTCGCGCAAACGGGCCTCGATGTCGGCCAGCGTCAGGCTTTCGTACAGGCCGACCAATTCGAACAAATCGCCGCCGCTCATGCGGTATCGCGTAAATTCGTTGGCGATCGCCTCGGGGCTGTTCAGCATTCGCAAATAGGAGCCGATCCGCTTGCGTCTGGCCCGCTCGAACACCGCTTCGGGAATCCCGGAAGAAGCCGCGGCTTCGAGCGCGCCGGTCACTTTGGAAACCAGGGCGTCCGGATCTTTCGTATCGCCGCCGATGGCCGAAAACGCGTAGCCCGGTCCGGCGTTGAATTCGTGGCCGAAACCGTCGGAAATGAGATTTTCCTCGTAAAGCTCCTGGTACAGGGGAGAACTGGAGCCGAGCAAAATATCGAACATCAGCCTGGCCGCCAATTCCCTGCGGACCGCCTCGCTGCCGTCTCTCGGCTTGGGCGCTTCTTTGTACCCGAACAAGCATTTGGGCAACGAAACCGGAAGGCGGATTTCGTTCCGCTTCTCCCGCACCGTCAGCGGTTCCGTTTCGAAAAACCGTTCGATCTCGCCGGCTTTGGCGAACGTTTTGGCCGCTTGATTGGCTTTGACGAACGCCATCGTCGCTTCCGCGTCGACTCCGCCGACGACGAACAGCGTCATGTTGGACGGATGGTAGAACGTTCGGTAGCAGTCGTACAGCATTTCCTTCGTAATCGAACGAACGGAAGCTTCCGTTCCGGCAATGTCGATGTGAACCGGATGGACGTTGTACAGCGCCTCGATCAGCCCGTAATAGACGCGCCAATCCGGATTGTCCCGGTACATGTTGATTTCCTGGACGATTATGCCCTTTTCCTTCTCGACGTTCGCATCCGTAAAATAGGGATTCTGGACAAAATCCAGCAGCGTCCCCAGATTCGCCTGAACATGGTCCGTCGCGCTGAACAAATAGACCGTGCGCTCGAAGCTCGTAAAGGCGTTGGCCGACGCCCCCTGCGAAGCGAACGTAGCGAAAATGTCGCCTTCGGGCTCTTCGAACATTTTATGCTCGAGAAAATGGGCGATGCCGTCCGGCACGCGCAAATTTTCTCCGCCGGGCGGGCGAAAATGATTGTCCACGCTGCCGTAGCGGGTCGTAAAGGTGGCGTACGTTTTCGTAAAGCCCGGCTTCGGCAGCACGAATACGTCGAGGCCGTTGTCCAGCTTTTCGTAATGAAGCGTTTCCTGAAGGTTGGCGTATTGTTTGACGGCCATTTCAATCCCCCCCTTTTCGGTCCCGCAAAAAGTAAATCGTGTCCAGCTCGACGGTTTGCGCGACCTCCGCCACCTGATCGGGGGTTACGGCATCGATTCGTTCAAGCAGACCGGCGTTCGTGCGCTCGGTTCCGGAGAGAACGTTGTTGAAATCGAAAGAAATGCGCTCGAAGGCGGAGTCCTGCAGCTCGCGCAGCTGATTGGCCAGCATCGCTTTCGTCCGTCGCATGTCGTCTTCGCCGATTTCGCCGCGGCGCATCGAAGCGAGCTGCTCCTGGATAATGCCGAGCGCCTTCTCGTAGTTGGCGATTTCGATTCCCGATTGAATCGTCAGCAACCCTTTGTGCCCGTCGAGGCGGGAGGAGGCGTAATAAGCGAGGCTTGCCTTTTCCCGGACGTTGACGAACAGCTTCGAATGCGGGAACGCCCCGAGCAGCCCGTTGTACATGAGCAAGGACGGGTAGCGTTCGTCCCCGTAAGAAAGCCCCGTCCGAAGTCCCAGGTTCAGCTTCCCTTGCCCGACGTCCAGCCGTTCGACGATTGTTTGCGGTTCGGGTCGGGCCCGCGTCAGCCGAGGCGGAGAATACGCGGCGGGAGACCTGCCGGTCAGCCTGAACGCCGCTTGCGCCAGCTTCCCGACTTCCTCAAGCGTCGTATCGCCCGATACGTACAAATCGAATGCCGCTTCGTCAAGCCAGCGTTCGTACTCGCCGTAAAGCGCGCCGGCATCGATACCGTCCAGCGCCTCCTTGCGCCCCAGGGCAAGCAGGCGGTACGGTTCGTCCTTGCACATCTCCTCGACGCAGCGCTCGGCGGCGTAACGGATTTTATCGTTGATGATCGCTTCGATCCGTTTGCGAACCGTCGTTTTCTCCGCTTCCACGTAACGCGAACGAAAATGCCCGGCTTCCAGCGCGGGCGTCGTAACCGCTTCTCCGAGGAAATCGATCGCTTCCTTGAGCAGCGGTTCGGAAGAGGACACGAAGCGATCGTTGATGATATCCAGCTTGAACTGGACGATCTGATAATCGCCGCGTTTGTAAATGTCGAAGCCGAAGCCCGCCCCGTAAAGTTCGTCCAGCCGTTCCCGGAACGAGATCGTCTCGGGATATTTCGCCGTGCCCCGGCGCAGGACGAATGGAGCGAGCGCGACCGGCGTTACCCTCGATTCCGTCAGCGGAATGCCGACGAACAACGTCAATGCGAAGGTTTTGAACCGTTTGGTCGGCAACACGTGCAAGCGCAGCCGGCCCAAGCTTCCCCGCTGGAAAGTTTCCGTAGACAAGGCATC
Coding sequences within it:
- a CDS encoding DUF3243 domain-containing protein yields the protein MSTVLSNFETWKKFLGDRVEAAKKMGISEEAITKLAFEIGEFLENKVDPQNDEERVLKELWDIGDESERKTMARLMVKLAEHS
- the yfmH gene encoding EF-P 5-aminopentanol modification-associated protein YfmH; protein product: MAVKQYANLQETLHYEKLDNGLDVFVLPKPGFTKTYATFTTRYGSVDNHFRPPGGENLRVPDGIAHFLEHKMFEEPEGDIFATFASQGASANAFTSFERTVYLFSATDHVQANLGTLLDFVQNPYFTDANVEKEKGIIVQEINMYRDNPDWRVYYGLIEALYNVHPVHIDIAGTEASVRSITKEMLYDCYRTFYHPSNMTLFVVGGVDAEATMAFVKANQAAKTFAKAGEIERFFETEPLTVREKRNEIRLPVSLPKCLFGYKEAPKPRDGSEAVRRELAARLMFDILLGSSSPLYQELYEENLISDGFGHEFNAGPGYAFSAIGGDTKDPDALVSKVTGALEAAASSGIPEAVFERARRKRIGSYLRMLNSPEAIANEFTRYRMSGGDLFELVGLYESLTLADIEARLREHVQADRLAVCVVRSETT
- a CDS encoding helix-turn-helix domain-containing protein — encoded protein: MSDLGLLLRKAREQRGLTLDDIQEATKIRKRYLDAIETGDYKVLPGSFYVRAFVKTYAETVGLDAEEVLRLYHKELPQAPSPETVASEPMLKPRSRSVQHNDKWGKLAVNSVLWLFPLLIAALLYFYLVQNPGDDAEERDNSTDITSETTLPSSPPASPTSSAGGSPTGEPEGSPSVAPSSSPSPETALTLTKQSGTTSYYDVSSSGTPVITITLSGTSWVGVQENNSKGKYVYNGTPKTDEKLTFDLTGPLYVNVAHAVNASITIDGVAVDDEEASGSRKFVFTPAAGETAGEE
- a CDS encoding YajQ family cyclic di-GMP-binding protein, translating into MASEYSFDIVSKVDMQEVNNAVTQALKEIETRFDFKGSKSGIKLEGESLVISSDDDYKLKSVIDILQSKLIKRGVPIRNLDYGKVEPASGGTVRQTVALKTGIDQENAKKINVLIRDSKLKVKSQIQGDQLRVTGKSKDDLQAVMTLLRGADLSLELQFVNYR
- a CDS encoding DUF3388 domain-containing protein is translated as MEKKQWYMEYKIHKNRPGLLGDLASLLGMLEVNIITINGVEDRTRGLLLQTDDDEKIELLGRMLAKVENITLLTLRPPRLTDILAIRHGRYIERDSSDGRTFRFTRDELGLLVDFLGELFKRDGNQTIGLRGMPRVGKTESIIAGSVCANKRWTFVSSTLLRQTVRSQLSEEETNPNNVFIIDGIVSTIRSNEKHYSLLQDIMAMPSTKVIEHPDIFVRESDFDYDVFDSIIELRNTPEEEITYENFTTAGFDDGF
- the yfmF gene encoding EF-P 5-aminopentanol modification-associated protein YfmF; amino-acid sequence: MSTETFQRGSLGRLRLHVLPTKRFKTFALTLFVGIPLTESRVTPVALAPFVLRRGTAKYPETISFRERLDELYGAGFGFDIYKRGDYQIVQFKLDIINDRFVSSSEPLLKEAIDFLGEAVTTPALEAGHFRSRYVEAEKTTVRKRIEAIINDKIRYAAERCVEEMCKDEPYRLLALGRKEALDGIDAGALYGEYERWLDEAAFDLYVSGDTTLEEVGKLAQAAFRLTGRSPAAYSPPRLTRARPEPQTIVERLDVGQGKLNLGLRTGLSYGDERYPSLLMYNGLLGAFPHSKLFVNVREKASLAYYASSRLDGHKGLLTIQSGIEIANYEKALGIIQEQLASMRRGEIGEDDMRRTKAMLANQLRELQDSAFERISFDFNNVLSGTERTNAGLLERIDAVTPDQVAEVAQTVELDTIYFLRDRKGGD
- the ymfI gene encoding elongation factor P 5-aminopentanone reductase, yielding MTLAASAQAFSSSRTALVTGASRGIGAAVARRLAADGARVIVHCHSALEMAEQVAEQCRSLSGTDSFAVQADVRSGEALKRLKGELDRRSLEPDILIHCAGTAYYRLLDDTDEEAWDDLFNVHLKSAYWLAKLFGPAMTWNRQGRMVFLSSIWGLTGAAGEIAYSAAKGGLNSFTKALAKEMAGSGVTVNAVAPGAVETDMLAALTPEEKAGLIGEIPLGRLARPEEVADAVRFLVSDDAGYVTGQVIGLSGGWMI